One window from the genome of Molothrus ater isolate BHLD 08-10-18 breed brown headed cowbird chromosome 5, BPBGC_Mater_1.1, whole genome shotgun sequence encodes:
- the LOC118697795 gene encoding LOW QUALITY PROTEIN: chromatin remodeling regulator CECR2 (The sequence of the model RefSeq protein was modified relative to this genomic sequence to represent the inferred CDS: deleted 1 base in 1 codon) — protein MCPEEDGGCGGGGGGSVAGTGGPEAAAAVALDELRSWWEVPAIAHFCSLFRTAFRLPDFEIEELEAALHGDDVEFISDLIACLLQGCYQRRDITSQTFHSYLEDIINYRWELEEGKPNPLRECTFQELPLRTRVEILHRLCDYRLDADDVFDLLKGLDADSLRVEPLGEDSSGALYWYFYGTRMYKEDPVQGKPNGELAADRGCGGQTNTPNVPGKTGKRRGRPPKRKKLLEENLLREKAEESLLIHETQIRNGSQGPGRGTWWLLCQTEEEWRQVTESFRERTSLRERQLYKLLSEDFLPEICNMIAQKEKRLQRTEFSPRWMSDHQPIKPIKQEVNPNVLSSMEKQRRREEEEERQILIAVQKREQEQLLKEERKREMEEKVKAVEERARRRKLREERAWLLAQGKELPPELSHLDPSSPGREERRTKDIFELDDEFTAMYKVLDVVKAHKDSWPFLEPVDESYAPNYYQIIKAPMDISSMEKKLNGGQYCTKDEFVGDMKTMFRNCLKYNGEGSEYTKMAYNLERCFHRAMMKHFPGEDGDTDEEFWIREDGRREKRSRRSGRSSAGSVWTRSRDPDGPGKRQQRLENGGKPPPYRAASRAPASSSSSSSSSFSSSSVDDPSGNPMQAAREVGPSNGRGFPRSLQYGGMPSPVPHPGQMRPAVPGTFGPLRGSDPTKLYGSPRVPEPHPGDPVQQHQHFAMQPAVGLSEHRGHRLGTPEKQACAAPPHVAGLGPRLGSLQLGRPPDGVYPPAQFQQGFLPPRHNGPPGKAPEGSEVPPGHMYRPYKYLNRAHPALWNGSHAGQPAVGPEEKAPMGPGPSLQPRVLGHMMDPRAMRPPLPPSQWSEQSNFLPHGVPPSGYIRPPGKGAGQRMPQPPAALFGGPPQVQRGCQGGDSMLDSPEMIAMQQLSSRVCPPGVPYHPRQPPPPHLPGPFPQLAHAASASSQPPKPMGNGSSQDPTGQTMDMDSNQVDALAGMDEKAQCVSIPDGAYAKLLPHPKLPLPMECTRRAVPPDGEGDGPAGKGDLKAGQGKGAWSAESGYAGDPGCVRDLGPASERGGALPQNGAAGEGPAAGPEGKGLAASLLEKPLCGGGKALPEAAVPCMGQGTGLPGVDATSMGATPNQFHPLYMSGLEYPNSAGRYHINPGLQGFSPVMGGKPPPPASHPQHFPPRGFQPSGAHPGVFPRYRPPQGMPYPYQPQPQPSYHHYQRPPYYGCPQGYSDWQRPLHAQASPSGHPGAHPSLGRPPFPERGLQGCEALSAAMASPSRVDAASAKEVSPSDGQELGPEDEKSEESQERAESPKEFLDLDNHNAATKRQSSVAAGEFLYGAPPPHLGAGMGFGPSAFPPHGVMLQTGSPYGSRHPASHFQPRTYGSPVNAHLSHHPASGQANGLSQEGPLYRCREENVGHFQALLMDQRGSGGGMGGPPQDLYRPSGMQMHQAQVPFPKMPTATMAREDLTSQKPSALPLDQS, from the exons ATCCCAGACGTTTCACAGCTACCTGGAGGACATCATCAACTACCgctgggagctggaggaaggGAAGCCCAACCCTTTGAGGGAGTGCActttccaggagctgcccctgcgCACGCGGGTGGAGATCCTGCACCGCCTCTGCGACTACCGCCTCGACGCAGACGATGTCTTCGACCTCCTCAAG GGCTTGGACGCCGACAGCCTCCGCGTGGAGCCGCTGGGCGAGGACAGCAGCGGCGCCCTGTACTGGTACTTCTACGGCACCAGGATGTACAAGGAGGACCCGGTGCAGGGCAAACCCAACGGGGAGCTGGCTGCAGACAG GGGATGTGGGGGGCAGACAAACACCCCAAATGTTCCTGGGAAAACGGGCAAGAGACGAGGGCGACCTCCAAAGCGGAAAAAACTACTGGAGGAAAATTTGCTGAG ggagaaggcagaagaaagCTTGCTTATCCACGAGACTCAGATAAGAAATG GGTCCCAGGGGCCTGGCCGTGGGACATGGTGGTTGCTGTGCCAGACGGAAGAGGAGTGGAGGCAGGTCACAGAGAGCTTCAGAGAGAGGACTTCCCTTAGAGAGAGGCAGCTCTACAAACTCTTGAGTGAAGACTTCCTGCCGGAGATCTGCAACATGATTGCACAGAAG GAGAAGCGTCTGCAGCGGACAGAGTTTTCTCCCAGGTGGATGTCTGACCATCAGCCCATCAAACCAATCAAGCAGGAG GTAAACCCAAATGTGCTGAGCTCAATGGAGAAGCAGAGGcgcagagaggaagaggaggagcgCCAGATCCTTATAGCAGTGCagaagagggagcaggaacagctgctaaaggaggagaggaagagggagatggaggagaaggTCAAAGCAGTGGAAG AACGGGCCAGGAGGAGGAAACTTCGTGAAGAGCGGGcgtggctgctggcacaggggaaggagctgcccccTGAGCTTTCCCACTTGGATCCCAGttcccctggcagggaggagcgAAGGACCAAGGACAT CTTTGAACTGGACGATGAGTTCACAGCCATGTACAAAG TTCTAGATGTAGTGAAGGCTCACAAGGACTCTTGGCCCTTCTTGGAGCCTGTTGATGAATCCTATGCTCCCAACTACTACCAGATCATTAAG GCCCCCATGGATATCTCCAGCATGGAGAAGAAGCTGAATGGAGGTCAGTACTGCACCAAGGATGAATTTGTGGGTGATATGAAGACCATGTTCAGGAACTGTCTTAAGTACAACGGAGAAGGCAGTG AATACACAAAGATGGCTTACAACTTGGAGAGGTGTTTCCACCGAGCAATGATGAagcacttccctggggaagATGGAGACACAGACGAGGAGTTTTGGATCAGAGAGGAcgggagaagagagaagaggagCCGGCGGAGCGGCCGCTCCAGCGCAGGCAGCGTCTGGACTCGATCACGAGACCCAGATGGACCTGGCAAGAGACAGCAACGCCTGGAAAATGGAGGAAAACCTCCTCCATATCGAGCTGCTTCCAGGgctcctgcttcttcctcctcttcctcttcctcctccttctcctcgTCCTCTGTGGATGACCCAAGTGGCAACCCCATGCAGGCTGCTCGAGAAGTGGGCCCTTCCAATGGGCGAGGCTTCCCCCGCTCCCTGCAGTACGGCGGcatgcccagccctgtgccacatCCTGGACAGATG AGACCAGCGGTGCCAGGAACCTTCGGCCCTTTGCGTGGATCCGATCCCACCAAGCTGTACGGCTCTCCGCGAGTGCCCGAGCCCCATCCCGGAGACCCggtgcagcagcaccagcactttGCCATGCAG CCGGCCGTGGGACTGAGCGAGCACCGCGGGCACCGCCTGGGCACTCCGGAGAAGCAGGCGTGCGCGGCGCCGCCCCACGTGGCCGGGCTGGGCCCCCGcctgggctccctgcagctgggccgCCCGCCCGATGGCGTCTACCCGCCGGCCCAGTTCCAGCAGGGCTTCCTCCCGCCACGGCACAACGGGCCCCCGGGGAAGGCGCCCGAGGGCTCGGAGGTGCCCCCGGGACACATGTACCGGCCCTACAAGTACCTGAACCGCGCGCATCCGGCCCTGTGGAACGGCAGCCACGCCGGCCAGCCGGCCGTGGGGCCCGAGGAGAAGGCGCCCATGGGGCCGGGGCCCTCGCTGCAGCCCCGCGTCCTGGGTCATATGATGGACCCCCGGGCCATGAGGCCGCCGCTGCCTCCCAGCCAGTGGAGCGAGCAATCAAATTTCCTACCTCACGGGGTGCCTCCCTCAGGGTACATCCGACCGCCCGGCAAAGGCGCCGGCCAGAGGATGCCGCAGCCGCCGGCCGCTCTCTTTGGGGGACCGCCTCAGGTTCAGAGAGGCTGCCAGGGCGGGGACTCCATGCTGGACAGCCCCGAGATGATCGCCATGCAGCAGCTGTCGTCCCGCGTGTGCCCGCCGGGTGTGCCTTACCACCCCCGCCAGCCGCCCCCGCCGCACCTCCCCgggcccttcccccagctgGCCCACgctgcctctgccagcagccagcccccAAAACCCATGGGAAATGGGAGCTCACAGGATCCAACCGGCCAGACCATGGACATGGACAGCAACCAAG TGGACGCACTGGCGGGCATGGACGAGAAGGCTCAGTGCGTCAGCATTCCCGACGGGGCCTACGCCAAACTCCTACCTCATCCCAAGCTCCCGCTGCCCATGGAGTGCACGAGGCGCGCCGTGCCCCCGGATGGGGAGGGGGATGGCCCCGCTGGGAAGGGCGACCtgaaggcagggcagggcaaagGCGCGTGGTCAGCAGAGAGCGGCTACGCCGGCGACCCGGGCTGCGTGAGGGACCTGGGGCCCGCCTCCGAAAGAGGGGGCGCCCTGCCTCAGAACGGGGCGGCGGGCGAGGGGCCGGCAGCCGGCCCtgaggggaaggggctggctgCCAGCCTGCTGGAGAAGCCCCTGTGTGGTGGGGGAAAGGCTCTGCCCGAAGCAGCCGTGCCTTGCATGGGACAGGGCACCGGCCTCCCTGGCGTGGACGCCACCTCCATGGGGGCCACCCCCAACCAGTTTCATCCCCTCTACATGTCCGGTCTGGAATACCCCAATTCAGCCGGGCGGTACCACATCAACCCAGGCCTGCAGGGGTTCAGCCCCGTCATGGGGGGGAagccacctcctcctgcctcccacccCCAGCATTTCCCCCCACGGGGTTTCCAGCCAAGCGGCGCCCACCCCGGCGTCTTCCCGCGGTACCGGCCGCCCCAGGGAATGCCGTATCCTTACCAgccgcagccccagccctcctACCACCACTACCAGCGACCGCCCTACTAC GGCTGCCCGCAGGGCTACTCAGACTGGCAGAGACCCCTCCAcgcccaggccagccccagcgGGCACCCCGGTGCCCACCCGTCCCTGGGCAGGCCCCCTTTCCCAGAgcgggggctgcagggctgcgAGGCGCTGAGCGCCGCCATGGCCTCTCCCAGCCGCGTGGACGCAGCCAGTGCCAAAGAGGTTTCTCCGAGTGacgggcaggagctggggcctGAAGATGAGAAGTCCGAGGAGTCCCAGGAAAGAGCGGAGAGTCCCAAAGAGTTTCTTGATTTGGACAACCACAATGCAGCCACTAagaggcagagctcagtggCAGCGGGGGAGTTCCTCTACGGAGCCCCCCCGCCACACCtgggtgcagggatgggatttggCCCATCAGCTTTCCCTCCCCATGGGGTGATGCTACAGACTGGCTCTCCTTACGGATCCCGGCATCCTGCCAGCCACTTCCAGCCCAGGACCTATGGATCGCCCGTGAATGCTCACCTGTCTCATCATCCAGCCTCCGGCCAGGCCAATGGCCTCTCTCAGGAGGGCCCCCTGTACCGCTGCCGAGAGGAGAACGTGGGTCACTTTCAGGCCTTGCTGATGGATCAGAGGGGCAGTGGAGGTGGCATGGGGGGGCCACCCCAGGACTTGTATAGACCCTCGGG AATGCAAATGCATCAGGCTCAAGTTCCTTTCCCGAAGATGCCTACAGCAACCATGGCCCGGGAAGATTTGACATCACAAAAACCATCAGCATTGCCTCTGGATCAA AGCTAG